In Spiroplasma floricola 23-6, the DNA window TCCAGATTTTTTAGCAATTCTAACTTTTTTTCCATCTGCAATTTTGTATCCAACTTTTGTAGCACTATTTTTTACTTTTGGATCAACAAGTGAAACGTTTGAAGCATCAATTGATGCAGGAATTTCTCTAATTCCACCTTCTTGATCTGTTTGTGAAGGTTTTGCATGTTTGATTGCAACTATTCCTTCTACATATACTCTTTTTTTATCTTTTGATAATTTAACTACTGGTCCAATTTTTCCTTTATGTGTTCCGGCGATTACTTTTACTACATCTCCTCTTAAGATTTTTGATTTATTCATAAAAGTTCTCCTTCTATAACACTTCTGGAGCTAAGGATGCAATTTTTGCAAAACCTGCATCCTTTACTTCACGTGCAATTGGACCAAAGATACGAGTACCTCTTGGTGATTTATCATCTTTAATAATTACTGCAGCATTTTCTGAAAATTTGATGTATGTTCCATCAGCTCTTCTTAAACCTCTAACAGTTCTAACAATAACAGCTTTAATTACTTGACCTTTTTTAACAGCTCCACCAGGTGCTGCTGATTTAACAGTTGCAACAACAATATCTCCTATATTTGTAAATTTTCTAACACTTCCACCTAAATTACGAATAACCAATATTTCTTTAGCTCCTGAATTATCTGCAACTTTTAATCTTGATTCATTTTGTATCATTCTACTATACCTCTAAATTAAATAATTGCTTTCTCAATAACTTTAACAAGTCTAAAGTTTTTAGTTTTACTCATTGGACGAGTTTCCATAATTTCAACTCTATCTCCCATTTGAGCTTGTGAGTTTTCATCATGTGCTTTATATTTTTTTGAATACTTAACTCTTTTTTTGTAAATAGGGTGGTTTTTATATGTTTCAACTAAAACAGTTATGGTTTTGTCCATTTTATCTGAAACAACTCTACCTGTGTAAGTTTTTCTTAAATTTCTTTCCATAGTTATTTAGCTCCTTTTGTTGTTGCTTT includes these proteins:
- the rplX gene encoding 50S ribosomal protein L24 — protein: MNKSKILRGDVVKVIAGTHKGKIGPVVKLSKDKKRVYVEGIVAIKHAKPSQTDQEGGIREIPASIDASNVSLVDPKVKNSATKVGYKIADGKKVRIAKKSGTEVK
- the rplN gene encoding 50S ribosomal protein L14; its protein translation is MIQNESRLKVADNSGAKEILVIRNLGGSVRKFTNIGDIVVATVKSAAPGGAVKKGQVIKAVIVRTVRGLRRADGTYIKFSENAAVIIKDDKSPRGTRIFGPIAREVKDAGFAKIASLAPEVL
- the rpsQ gene encoding 30S ribosomal protein S17, with protein sequence MERNLRKTYTGRVVSDKMDKTITVLVETYKNHPIYKKRVKYSKKYKAHDENSQAQMGDRVEIMETRPMSKTKNFRLVKVIEKAII